The Buteo buteo chromosome 23, bButBut1.hap1.1, whole genome shotgun sequence genome contains the following window.
CCGTACACTAGACGGGAGCAAAGCAAGCCACTGGCCGGCAGCCAAGGAAGTTGCGTAAagtttccaattaaaaaaaaaaaaacaactaaaatctTAAACAAAAGTATGAGTCATTTGAGGTTCTTCCCCCAAAGCATAAAGCACAACTATGAAATGATTCAGGAAAAGGACATCCTTTTTCCACGCTAATTCAACAGACTAATGAAATATAGGAACATCAGCTGCACACAACGTTAGAAGAAATACTGAGCTCTCGCTAGAGCAAGATAATGCCAAACACAACGAGAGAGCTAAAGTCTGCTACATCTGTTTTGCTCTATACAGAAGTGGTATTACATACGGACTTCTACTCGCATTCAGCCCTGGCAAAGACGACTTTTAGTGGACAGTTACTCCAATGGTGCACACTTCAGAGCCTAAGAGAAAAGCACAGCTGACCAAGCTGTACCAGCCTTGATGGCAGCACGTGAACTTAAATGCCggcaaaaaaaatgttgccagTCAACTATGTTTTGACATTAAGAACCCTCAAAGGGTGTTAAAATCCTTGCTTACAAAACAGAGCAGCAACCACAAATAAACCAGATTTAAAGAAGCAGGTACTCCATTAAATAAGGAACCAGAAAACCTGGAGTCAAATAGAGCCTCGCCTGTTCCTTATTACCCTCCAGCGCAGCACAATTTTGACTCATAAAAGCCTGTGGCAGGTATAACCACTGCtattttacaaggaaaaatggAAGTGCACCTAGGATGCTCTTTCCAAAAGGGTTCTCACACTAAGTTTGCTTTGACAAGCTATGTTGACCCCAAGTTTTATGGGTTTTAAAAACAGGTGCCTACTGCATATCAGTGTAACAAACACTGTTCTCAGCAAGTTTAAGTGTTGAACACAAATTACGTTagtgcttcttttttttggttttgggcaGATTTGAATTCCCAGCAGTTcaagtttctttcctttaaaactcTGCGCTTGTAAGTGACTCATGTCTGATGCAAGGAGAAAACTCACTCTAAATGCAAGCAGTGCTTCAAGTGAGTTAGCAGCAGTGTTTATTACCTGCTGACACACAACAGACACCTGCTAGAATTAAAACAGACATTCTTTGCAATAAGTGGTAAATACGCTGTATCTTCTAAAACATGTAGTTATTTGCGTTATCCgtgtcattttgaaaaattctcATTGTTAATAGTAAGATGAACAGCTGAATTCTGCCATCTATTACATTCACGCTGAAGGACAACAACCCAGAAATCCTGGATTTTACCCTCAAACATTTAAGAGCATTAAATGAGGCTTGTACGTTTccatttacaaagaaaagtagccataaaaacaaaatctgttttcaagaTATGCTGCCACATTCAAGTCCTCAGTTCACCGCAATGCTTGGGATACTACGTCTACTCATGCCGGTCAGGTAAAGGAAATCAAAGTCCACTTAAACCAAAGCACTCTCTGACGAGTGGTTCAGTAAAGCTGTATTACACAAATTCATATTTCTGCGACAGCGAATCTCGAGCAAGTACAGTCACACTTCAGAACTGTTATGCCCATAAAATACATTCAAGACATTTCCTCCTTCATCTACTATTCTGCATTTTGAACTCAATTTTTGCGTCATGCAAGTTGAAATAGAAATCAACTTGTGCCTGTATCAATTGCCCAAGCAATATATCAGAGGATCGACCTAGTGAAGCAGCATCGCTTTTACATTGCCCAAGTCTCTGAAAATGTGGCTAAGTGCAAGACTACATTCTGGGTTTAAGTGCAAGATTATAATTTTGGGGCCTGTAAATAGATACAGTTAGATTTACACTTCAGTTTAGAAGTTAGCTGCAACATCCTTTCAGTtgttaaacaaaacaacagGGATTTAgatcccttcttccctcctaaATGCCTGTATTAGCAAGATGGCCAAGACAGCTGGAGAAAAGTGCCCaatgagtggggaaaaaacttaagagaaaatgaactaagttctttgaaaaaagcaaactgatCCTCCTAGAATCACAGGAACAAGAGCTCAAACCTCAGCATCCAGGAGTACTTTCAATACCTCTCCAAGATGCTAAAACCACTTTACTCCAGATGCCTATAAAATGATAAACCTCATGTAATGCCCACTGTACTGTACCTGAAAAGTCCCTAGCAGACAGCAGTTTCTTGCTATTAACAAAGAGGTAAAATGTTAATGAGAACTTTTATGTAATTAAATTATCACAGAATTAAAACCATCTCTGGAGAGAAGCACACTTGCTCAGAGTTTGCACTGTGGAACCAGACCCCACTGTACCTGCAACTCTTTgaaaaaaggcagtaaaaacaaaaaaccacaatatAACTAAAGTTAATTCTTAAAGCACCTCCTTGTTTCCTGCATACCAGAGTAAGCACAAGACATTCATGGTTTGTAACAAAGTCCTCAGCTATTTACCAAACATTGTCACTGCTACAAACCCAAAGTGCATATATGGGATACAACAGAACTCAGAGAAATAGGAGAAATACACCTGTTAAAAAAGCATACCTTCAGTGCATGCATTTTGAGGGGCTGGATGAAATTATCAAACACCCAATAAAGGAATTAAATGTTCTGCAGTGTACCCGAGAGCAGGTGCTGGTCACCTGAAAGACATCAACCTTGAGCCATGCAACTCAAAGGGAAACCATTCAGGCTCCTGAGGAAAGGGATCATGCGTGCCAAAGGGCCGCTGGCCTGAGGCCATCACAGAATTTCAAGGACTCAAAAAATGAGTTGACACCAGTCCACTAGTAAGTATGTGGTTTTCCATTTAAACTACTGAGTGCTTTAAATCTGGTCTTTTAGGTTTGTAACTCTATCGAGGATGAGCTATtgaacttgctttaaaaaacatgaaatgaaaaaaggacACGAATCAAAATTAAGAAGGCAGGAGTttgttcttcccccccccccagtttttgtttttctttttttttttttcttttttaaatcaaagcagGCCTAGCCTTCCTGCTATCCCCACTGAGAGGGGATTCTCAAAATATCCTATTCACGCTAATGCCTAACCAAACTTTCTGGCTTCTAACTTTATAGAAAAATGTAGTAACAGAAAAACGGGCAGGGAGAGTCACCTACAAACAAAgatctaatttaaaataatgaagggCTGGCTAAGGCTGTATCCCATAGCACCTGGCACACGCTGGAGGGGCTGTGTGGAGGAGTAGGCAGGGTTAGGGACAGAGAACATGAGGGCCTTAGGACGCCCCACGGACAATGATCATGACCAGATAGTCGTCCTCTGATTTGGCCAGCGCCTTGGCCGTGGAGTCCAGGAATTGCTGGGAGAAATCGCAGGGTGGAAAGGCGTGCAGGACCCCGCTGTTCTCCTTGTCTTTGTTACCCCCCACAGGGAGGCTGATCACCCCAGCAGCCTGCTTTTGCTTTAGATAGGACACCAGATTCCTGAGTGGCCTCTGGGTGGAGGTGGTGGCAGCCTCACTAGCTCCGGCTGCAGAGCGGTTGTCTGATGCGCCAGGCACAGCCAAAAGGATGGCGTAGCCGTTGGGACCCGCCACTTTGATGCGACGATTGACCTCGTCCAGCTTGGGCTGGTCCAGACGAAGACGTTGGGTGATCTTGAGCTGAGCTACTTTCCCACCAGTTGCTCCCTCCACGAGGAGACTGCTGGCAACACCGAGGTCCCCCTGAAGCAGATGCATATTGGACGGGAagttgctgttcttcagcaGAAGCATCCCCTGCCAAGCCAAGCACAGCTTGGGGGCTCCCCCGGCCTGCGATGCTccatcctgctgctgtttctgaggAGGAGGTTTGAGGCGGGAGCCTCCGCCACCTCCTTCTGTAGCACGCTCATCCTTTTTGGCTGGACTTTTGCACTCCTGCGCGGCAGCTGCCGCAGAAGCGCGATGCTTACGCTCCCGTTCGGCAGAATTCTTGCGGTCACGCTTTTCGTTCTGACCCCGCTCCAGGCTGCCCCTGCGTGACTCCCGGACAGGCGAGGGCCGCTCCAACAGGAGCAAGCGGGAGGACGAGCGCTCGGGGTCACTACTGTAACGCTCCCTGCCTCCAAGGAGCTCGGGGCTGCGGTCCGGTGGAGAGGTTGTGGCTAAACAGTGACGCTTACGGGAGGAAGAAGAACGCTCACTGTCTGGAGAGCGGTCCAAGTGCCGGCCTCCATCCTCCGCCAGTCTCCGTTTCCTAGGCTGATCCCTACTACTACTGCCCAATTCCCTCTCCCCTCGGTCCCGCTCCAAGGACCAACCATCCCGGCGGCGCTCTAGGCTTTCCAGTGGGTCATAGGCAGCTGCCCGATTACTCCTATCCCGtacagggggtggggggggcacccactCTGTCTCAGGATAAAGGTCTCTGTCACGGTCTCTATAGAGTAACGGTGGTGTCCTGTCCCGGGCCCCCCGAAGAGGATCAGGTGGGGCTCCCCGGTGAGCCCCAAAAGCAGCCGCCTCCGCCACGAGCTCGTAATGAGCAGGGGGTGGCAAGGGCAGAGGCTGCAGGTAGGGCTGCTGGTACCGATGCTCAGTGTCAGCAAAGTCTACGCGGAGCCGGCGATCTGGCCCACCCAAGGGAAAACCACGCATGTGGGTGCACGCTGCCTGCGCCGCGTCCAAGCTCTCATACTGGATATAGGCCCACGAATCACCTTTGCGGTAATCGATAGTGCGAATGGTGCCAAACCGATCAAACTCCCTGGCCAGGGCAGCGAGAGGCACCCAGGGCCCAAGGCCACCCACCCAGAGCCTGGTAGTTGGAGTGGCTTTACCATACCCAATCTTGATGGGGTTGCGCAGAAGCACCTTTCCTGACATAGCCAACTTGGCCCGGTGCGCCATGTCCAGATTTTCAAATTTAAGAAAACCATACGTGCTGGTCTGCCCACGCCCCGGCCTTTTGATGTCCACCTCAGTGATGACCCCAAAACGGTCAAAAGCTCGGCGTAAATCTGACTCGCTCACGGTGATGTCCAGGTTGCCCAGGAACAACGTGCGGTTGGCTCTCTGGTCATCCTCGGGGCTGATCTCCTCCTCGCCGGCGGCTCCggcaccccctcctcctccacgAAAGCCCCCAGCAGCCGCCACACCAGCCACCCGCTCCAGCCCATAAGCCGGCCGCACTCGCGCTTCGTAGAAACCCCCGTagtccctctccctctccaactccctgggcagagggggcGGAGGCGGCAAGCGGCCCAGGGCGAGCTGCTGCAGCCGGTAGTCTCGATAACCCAGGGCCCCGCCACTACCGGCGGGCGACAAGGCCCGCTGCGTCGCTCCAGCCGGAGGGTGCCGCACGGCCGCTGCTGCCGCGGCCGCCACCCCTACGGCCGCCGTGCCATAGGGAGACTCCTTGTCCAGCAGCGCTGGGGAACGGCTGCTGCGTCGCCGGCTGCTCCCTCCGCCGCCTCCGACGTAGACGGCCTCGATTTTCAGCGGGCGGTCGTAGAGCACGAGGCGGCCACGGGCATGCTTGGCGGCACGGGCGTCCTCGGGCCGGCGGAAGTTGACGAAGGCCACGCGTTCGTCGGCAGCGCCGGTGCCGGGCGGGAGGCGGCTGATTTTGACGCTCACGTCGCCGAAGCGCTTGAACTCGTGGAAGAGCCCGTCCTCCACCGCCTCGTCGCTCAGCGCCGAGCCCAGCTCGCTGATCTTCAGCGTCTTGTactccccgccgccgccgcccgactcggaggaggaggaggacggggccgccgccggcgccCGGGACTCACCCCCACCGccgcggctgctgctgctccgcGACGCCTCCGCGGTTttgccgctgccgccgccgccgccgccgtagCCGTGCcggctgcccccgccgcccgccgccgctgccgccgccccggccTCGTACTCGCGGCTGCCGGCGCGGCCGGCCTTGTCCGGGTGCGCGCCGCGCCGGCTGCTCCCGCTGTTGCTCTCGTTggaagccgccgccgccgccgccgctttcCCGCCGCTGCCGTTGGAGCCGCCGGAGCCGCTCGGCTTCTTACTGCTCCGCTCGCCCCGCGCCGACGAGGAGGAGGACGCCGAGTCctcgccgcccccgccgccccgcgaaCGCTTGGCTTTGGCCGGCGAGCGCTCCTTGCCCTTcatggcggcgggcggcggagcccccctcccgcccccggCCCTGCTCCCGCCGGCGGCCTCACCGACTGACTGACCGCCGCGCTCACGCACCCGCCGCCATCTTGGAagccgcggcggcagcgggccccgcccccccggcgcCCATTGGGCGCTCGGTGCCGGCCCGCCGCCCTCGTTGGCCGCCGAGCGCGTCGCCCCCACCCCCTCGCCCCCGCCGGGCGGAAGGCCCGCCCGCTTCCCCTTTACGCCCCTCCCGATTGGCTCGGCGGGCTGTCCTTCCGCCGGCCGGACTCGCGCGCCCGCGAGGAGGGGGCGGGAAGAGCCGCCCCCCCCGTGCCTCCCCGCCCCGCTCGCTCATTGGACGGTTAGAAAGGGCGCGGCCTTCTGATTGTGGGTCTCCCCTGTCAATCGCAGCAGCTCGACCGTAGGAGGATATCCCCTCTTCATTGGCCATTGGCCCGAACTTACCTCCTCATTCTGATTGGTTCTCTTACCTGCCAGTTAAAAAGGTCCAGCTGCGGCCCCGCCCTGCCCTTCCCCATTGGCCCGCTCGCTTAGACGCGGGTTCCCATCGTCCCTCTCAAATTCTCGCGAGCTGCTCTTTCCTCGCCCCTTTTCCTCATTGGCCACTGGGAACCTTTCCTGCGCTGCTCCGATTGGCTGAAGCCTACGCCGCTCCCGAAGAAGCGCGGGCTGCTGCCCAAGGGCCACTCTTCGTTTATCATTGGGCGAGAAAAATCTCCCCAGGCATCTGATTGGGTGCCATCAGATAGCTTGCGGATAGGCTAAAGCGGAGATCAGTCACGTTTGCTCTGACTCTGATTGGTCGCAGCGGGGAAGAGGGCGGTTCCCCGGCAGAGTTTGCCGTGCGGCCGCGGCTGAGGGCTCAGAGCGCGCCGGGgtgcggcgcggcgcggccggggTGGCGGTGCGGTCTTCGCCCGTCTCCTCAGCCCGCAGGGACGCGTGTGCGGCCGGGAGAATAAACGCCACCGGGGTGGGCTGGGGCTCAGTTTCACCGGAGGGAAGGGCGGAGGCGGAAAGGAGAGAGCCTTCAAGCAGGTCGCGACAGCTCGGCCTACAGTCAGCGCCTGTTCTCTTGTACGTGTCCGTCCCAGGAAATACACTGAGGCACCTCCCGCAGGAGCCCCGCAGGTCTCGGGACCGGCAGCGTGCCGGGGTCAGCACCCGGGCCTTGCCCTCCCCTCCTGGGTGCCGGAGCCTGAGGAGGCGCGGCAGGGAGCAGGGCCGGGGACTGTCTGCATGTCAGGATCACGCCTCGCCCAGTTACTGCCTCGCTTGAGGCGTTCCAACCATTTGCAATGTTCCCCATTTAAAGTGTTAGAGGAAATGTTAGTTATGCTGATACGTTTCTGCTTTCGCCAGCGTTCTTATCTTTCGCTCAGGAGCTGGAGCTCAAGAGGTGGTTAGGCATGGGAAAGAACAGCTTTGGTTTTGGTCTTCTGAGGCAAAGGGTTCGGAGCAGCTGGGACCTCCAGGTCAGGGAAACCCAGTCCCCATCGAACAGAAGGGGCTCTAATCCATGTGTCTTGTGAGGATCCTGCTTCCCCCCAGGTGCTCCCATATGGGCCCCTGTACTCTTGCTCTTCTTtgccccctctgctctgcctgtgcatagtgtagaaagggaaaaagaaaggttcAAAGAGTGAGAAAGCTGTGGTAGGGGTGGACCCCACCGTCCCTGGTGGAAGTGCTGCCCCTGCATCCTACTATCCCATAAATCATCCCCCCAAACCCTAATTTCACTCTCTCAGGACTGTGCTGGAGAATTATCTGTTTGTTCTTCTTGACTGCCATTGACATGCATTGAAATCCAGCAGTacctgaggagaaaaaaaacccacccaaacctGCAACCACACTGCAGTAGGAAGAACTTCATTTAACCCAGCAATGCTACGGCCCCCCTGAGCCATGTTTTATAATCACAGCCTAAGTGGTTTGAAATAAGGGGAGCAGAAAGCACAATGTTCCCTCGCTGTGCCTCTGAGTGAAGTGTCCTTGCATCTCTGTGTCACCCCATGGAAACAAGATCGCTCCCCAAGAACGTCTTAATCCAACAGAGGGAGAACTGAATCAGATTTTTTAATAGCGGTCCATTAGACTGCATTTCTCCCTGTCATATCATCTCCTTCTGACAGAGATGGTACACAGAGGCTCCCAAAATTGTGGGTGGGTTTTCAGTGGTGGGTAAATAGCTGATGTCTAAATATAGACTTAGGAGTGATAGAAATTGTGTTTGAAATATATGTTGAGCTTCTGAAAATGAGATCTTCCTATGTAACAACACTGAGTTAACCTAACAGGCGTATCGGAGACAGACCTGCAATGATATGGGAGCTCAGCTCATGTGGATATAATTATCGTAAAGTATATGGAAGGCAGATACAATTAGGTGGATGTGGATTGTCCAGATGAAGTGATACAAAGGTATGTGTGAGAGGGCGGCATCACCGGCACGGAGGAGCCTCAGCTGAGCGAGACATGGAGTCTGTCAGACAGGCTTATCACAACCGCTGCTCTTGTCTGGGTCAAGACACTTTCCTGGGGAGACACAACTGAAGGATAAAGCTCAGGCATTATTGTCTCCCCCTAGAAAAATTGCTGGTTTGTCAAGATGTTaccattttacagaaatatctCACTTCCTGGGCCAGGGTTGCTAGAAGGGTTTCTGGAGGCCAGGTTGGAATTGATTGAGGAAGGAATCCCAGCCCACAGCATACTTTGAGGACCAGAATATCCCAGTTTACAATAAAAAAGCATCACTTTAGTCTGGATCAGATGCACCCACATCCCATGCAGATACCACTCCCCGCCAGCTCCCCTCCTGCATGTCCTCCCCTCTGCATCTGTCAGAGCATCGCAGAGGAGCTGAGGAATTGCTCCTCAGCTAGGTAAGATAAAACTGTGGGGAAAAACCTATTTTGCCATATTTCAGCTTCATCTTTGAGGTTACATCTGGTAAAACCTGGCACAGCTCCACTGGCTTGAGAGGAAATGCATCACTTTAAACAGCTAGTGATAGAGACTTCTATCTGCCAAGGTCCTAACTGCTTCCTCGTGGTGCCTCGGGTTGGGagcaaaagacagaaattaaaattcctcAGCTGATGAGTCACAGCGTAAAAGACACCTTGGGGGAGCGCTGGGCCACATCACCACAAGGACGGGCCCTCCTGACAGACATTTAATCTGATTTCAGTTCTCCTGACCCAATCCTTCCAAGGGGGAACTCTTCTCCTCTGGATTTTTCCACCTCCGCATCAGCCGCCATCGATGCGGATCTCTGCAGCACCCAGTTTGGCAGCACTGGCGGGTTTTAGCACCGGGAAAAAGCAATGGAGCACCAGACAGGAGCCCTGGAGAGGATCGCGCTTTGTCAGGCCATGAGAAACAACCCGGCGTAAGCAGGAATCTCCCCCCAGGCCCAGGCTAGATAAAGAACGCTCTGTCTGCGcttgtatgtatgtgtatgaaTAATTAAGGTGCCAGATGGCCCTTGAGCCCCTGGCCTAGATACAAATGTCTAATTACATTTGGTGTCCGTGGGAGTTGGGCATCCAGGTCCCTCTGCGGAGCTGGGCTCATCCCAGAGGATACTTGGGCATTGCAGAACTGAAGAAACttgctgttttcctgcaaaaacCATTCTCTAGGAGTTTAACTATGCGTCTTCCTTTCAAAACCTGGCTGGAGATGATCGCAGAGGAACAGGTCTGTctgatggaggaggagaagcaaagAGGGCTCCCTGGCAGGATCCCAAAGCCCCCGCTCTGAGCCCCGCTGATCGACAGGCAGAAGACTTGCGAGCATCTCGACTGGGGAGGCGTTTGCTTGTTTGCAGTTTTGCATTCAGATGAGCTGCCTTTCTTCCTGGAGATGCGCTTGTATCCCAGCTGGCCATTAGAGACGTCGAAATACATTAGCTTCACTTAGGCGAGGCCACAAGAGCCCTCCCGGGACCAGAGCTGCCAGCCCAGAAGTGAGCTGTCGCACACTCTGACCTGGAGACGAGGCAAAAGCTTCTCCTGAACGGTCGCTGCAATTCTCGCGACGATCTCCACAACGGCCCAGACCTTGTCTTcgccagcagaaaaaaaaacctggagaaCATCCACCCTGCGGGATGCCGGTGAGGTTTGGCAGCAAACCGCAAGGCAGCTCCCAGTACCTCGAGGAAAGACGGGAGAGAGCAGATTTCTTCCTGCAGCCGGGAAAGCGATGTCCAGCGCTCACCGGCAGCCTCGTGGGGAGGCAGAGTGGGCACGGGGTCAAGTTCAAGAGTCCTCACCCTGCCCCGTGCCTCTCCTCATCTTAACTGCTGCCTAAAGCCAGGCTCCCTTCGCTCTGCTCAGCACCATCCCTGAGCGCTTTGGGGACAGTTTTGCAGCAGTTCCCCAAGCAGGATGGTCCCTGCGCCTCATCCCACCCATCGACGTCCTCGGAGCATCCTCGCAAGGAGGCACCCCGGTGttctccagcctcctgcctcCCGGGGACCCCAGCAACAT
Protein-coding sequences here:
- the RBM15 gene encoding RNA-binding protein 15, coding for MKGKERSPAKAKRSRGGGGGEDSASSSSSARGERSSKKPSGSGGSNGSGGKAAAAAAASNESNSGSSRRGAHPDKAGRAGSREYEAGAAAAAAGGGGSRHGYGGGGGGSGKTAEASRSSSSRGGGGESRAPAAAPSSSSSESGGGGGEYKTLKISELGSALSDEAVEDGLFHEFKRFGDVSVKISRLPPGTGAADERVAFVNFRRPEDARAAKHARGRLVLYDRPLKIEAVYVGGGGGSSRRRSSRSPALLDKESPYGTAAVGVAAAAAAAVRHPPAGATQRALSPAGSGGALGYRDYRLQQLALGRLPPPPPLPRELERERDYGGFYEARVRPAYGLERVAGVAAAGGFRGGGGGAGAAGEEEISPEDDQRANRTLFLGNLDITVSESDLRRAFDRFGVITEVDIKRPGRGQTSTYGFLKFENLDMAHRAKLAMSGKVLLRNPIKIGYGKATPTTRLWVGGLGPWVPLAALAREFDRFGTIRTIDYRKGDSWAYIQYESLDAAQAACTHMRGFPLGGPDRRLRVDFADTEHRYQQPYLQPLPLPPPAHYELVAEAAAFGAHRGAPPDPLRGARDRTPPLLYRDRDRDLYPETEWVPPPPPVRDRSNRAAAYDPLESLERRRDGWSLERDRGERELGSSSRDQPRKRRLAEDGGRHLDRSPDSERSSSSRKRHCLATTSPPDRSPELLGGRERYSSDPERSSSRLLLLERPSPVRESRRGSLERGQNEKRDRKNSAERERKHRASAAAAAQECKSPAKKDERATEGGGGGSRLKPPPQKQQQDGASQAGGAPKLCLAWQGMLLLKNSNFPSNMHLLQGDLGVASSLLVEGATGGKVAQLKITQRLRLDQPKLDEVNRRIKVAGPNGYAILLAVPGASDNRSAAGASEAATTSTQRPLRNLVSYLKQKQAAGVISLPVGGNKDKENSGVLHAFPPCDFSQQFLDSTAKALAKSEDDYLVMIIVRGAS